In Triticum aestivum cultivar Chinese Spring chromosome 5B, IWGSC CS RefSeq v2.1, whole genome shotgun sequence, the following proteins share a genomic window:
- the LOC123111774 gene encoding ABC transporter A family member 7 isoform X4 encodes MDSRRRPAGFLTQANALLRKNLCLQKRNLKTNIGITIFPILICVLLLVLQNIINNELDKPKYNCGCACVDTDMYGTCKKRECGVQYSTLEQVWSCAIPSPPRWPALIQVPQPQFRAVRTVSQPFDDLPDPSCRDSLSCPATVLITGKDRGFAESIAGGLFPVFAPTLNVTDYLDALSRIVVGSDTIPWYTQLIEPAFSSSDTLYLLQPQCVPYLSQTISYNARGIPLQLNIQCVEGVLLWRESTSVINDELLKGYTQRGGKTNEFIAGYDFLSSTEYGLGINVWYNSTYSGKTAFSFIAALRVPRLVNAVSNAYLKYIRGPGVEVLLEYVKDMPKVGTSYRFDLSSLISPLFFTWIVELLFPVMLTYLVYEKQQKLKIMMKMQGLKDGPYWMISYGYFFVLSVVYMTFFVFFGSLIGLNFFRVNNYGIQIVFFFVYINLQIAFAFFVASFFSSVKIATVIGYIYVFGSGLLGAFLFRFFIEDINFSRGWILVMEIVPGFSLYRGLYELGQYAFSGNAMGATGMMWENLKDPINGMRDILIVMTVEWALMLVLAFYLDQVSSIGGSVGNPLLFFRCLQKKHAPPLQSSFAQQNHKVAVDMEKADVAQERQVVEQLLMDCNANQAIICDNLRKVYPGKDGNPDKLAVRGLSLALPKGQCFGMLGPNGAGKTSFISMMVGLTKPTSGTAYAHGMDIRMDMDGIYTNMGVCPQHDLLWETLTGKEHLFFYARLKNLQGAALVKAVNDSLKSVNLFHGGVGDKQVGTYSGGMKRRLSVAISLIGDPKVVYMDEPSTGLDPASRNNLWNIVKEAKRNRAIVLTTHSMEEAEVLCDRLGIFVDGEFQCLGNPKELKARYGGAYIFTVTTPPEQESKIEQLVHRLSPSANKIYNLSGTQKFELPKQEVRIADVFHAVERAKSRLSIHAWGLVDTTLEDVFIKVAKGAPVFNDVA; translated from the exons ATGGATTCCCGGAGGCGCCCCGCGGGTTTCCTCACGCAGGCCAACGCGCTCCTCCGCAAGAACCTCTGCCTCCAG AAACGGAACCTCAAGACAAACATTGGCATCACCATCTTCCCGATCCTCATCTGCGTTCTGCTTCTCGTGCTCCAGAACATCATCAACAATGAGCTCGACAAGCCCAAGTACAACTGCGGTTGCGCCTGCGTCGACACCGACATGTACGGGACCTGCAAGAAGAGGGAGTGCGGCGTCCAGTACTCGACACTGGAGCAGGTCTGGAGCTGCGCAATTCCCAGCCCGCCGCGGTGGCCAGCACTGATTCAGGTTCCCCAGCCTCAGTTCCGGGCTGTCAGAACTGTCTCCCAGCCATTTGATGATTTGCCCGATCCCTCATGCCGTGACTCTTTGTCTTGCCCCGCCACTGTCCTCATCACTGGAAAGGACCGAGGGTTTGCTGAAA GTATTGCAGGAGGTCTGTTTCCTGTTTTCGCTCCCACTCTTAATGTGACAGATTATCTTGATGCTCTCTCCAGGATAGTTGTT GGTTCAGACACCATTCCATGGTATACACAATTGATAGAGCCCGCATTTTCTTCTTCGGATACTTTGTATCTGCTCCAGCCTCAGTGTGTGCCCTATTTGTCGCAGACCATTTCATATAACGCCAGGGGCATACCGCTCCAGCTAA ATATACAGTGTGTTGAAGGTGTGTTGTTGTGGCGTGAGAGTACATCAGTTATCAATGATGAATTATTAAAGGGTTATACACAAAGAGGAGGAAAAACAAACGAGTTTATTGCAG GTTATGACTTCTTGAGCTCAACGGAGTATGGCCTCGGTATAAATGTTTGGTACAACTCTACTTATAGCGGTAAAACCGCATTTTCATTTATCGCAGCATTACGAGTTCCACGCTTGGTGAATGCC GTATCCAACGCATATCTCAAATATATCCGAGGACCTGGGGTGGAAGTGCTATTGGAATATGTAAAAGATATGCCCAAAGTTGGAACAAGTTATAGGTTCGACCTCTCTTCTCTTATCAGTCCGCTATTCTTCACATGGATCGTTGAACTGCTTTTCCCA GTTATGTTGACGTATCTGGTGTATGAGAAGCAACAAAagttgaaaattatgatgaagatgCAAGGTCTGAAGGACGGACCTTACTGGATGATATCTTATGGTTATTTCTTCGTTCTATCGGTTGTGTATATGacattttttgtgttttttggatCCTTGATAG GTCTCAATTTCTTCAGGGTCAATAACTATGGCATACAGATTGTTTTTTTCTTTGTCTATATAAATTTACAGATTGCTTTTGCCTTTTTTGTGGCATCTTTCTTTTCATCTGTCAAGATAGCCACAG TGATTGGTTACATCTATGTATTTGGCTCTGGCTTACTAGGGGCCTTTCTTTTCCGCTTTTTTATTGAGGACATAAATTTTTCCC GTGGTTGGATATTAGTTATGGAGATTGTCCCAGGATTTTCGCTCTATCGAGGACTGTATGAGCTTGGTCAATATGCATTCTCTGGGAATGCTATGGGAGCCACTGGCATGATGTGGGAAAATTTGAAAGACCCAATCAATGGAATGCGTGATATCTTGATCGTAATGACTGTAGAATGGGCATTAATGCTTGTGTTAGCATTCTATTTGGATCAAGTCTCTTCAATAGGTGGCAGTGTCGGAAACCCCTTACTCTTCTTTAGATGTCTGCAGAAGAAACATGCACCACCATTACAAAGTAGCTTTGCGCAGCAGAATCATAAAGTAGCCGTTGATATGGAGAAAGCAGATGTTGCTCAAGAA CGACAAGTAGTTGAGCAATTATTGATGGATTGCAATGCAAACCAAGCTATCATCTGTGACAATCTGAGGAAGGTTTATCCTGGAAAGGACGGAAACCCAGACAAGCTGGCTGTTCGAGGATTATCTTTGGCCCTACCAAAAGGCCAATGCTTCGGAATGCTTGGCCCAAATGGAGCTGGGAAAACATCATTCATTAGTATG ATGGTTGGACTTACTAAACCTACATCTGGTACTGCTTATGCACATGGAATGGATATAAGGATGGATATGGATGGCATATATACAAATATGGGCGTGTGCCCACAGCATGA CTTACTTTGGGAAACATTGACGGGAAAAGAGCATCTATtcttctatgctaggttgaagaaTCTTCAAGGTGCTGCATTAGTGAAG GCTGTTAATGATTCTCTGAAAAGTGTAAATCTGTTTCATGGTGGTGTTGGTGATAAGCAAGTGGGAACGTACAGCGGAGGCATGAAAAGAAGGCTCAGTGTGGCAATATCATTAATCGGAGACCCCAAA GTTGTCTACATGGATGAGCCAAGTACAGGACTAGATCCGGCATCAAGAAATAACCTGTGGAACATTGTGAAGGAGGCTAAGAGAAACCGTGCAATTGTTCTTACTA CACACTCAATGGAGGAGGCAGAAGTACTTTGTGACCGACTTGGCATATTCGTCGATGGCGAGTTCCAATGCCTCGGAAACCCTAAAGAG CTGAAGGCAAGATACGGGGGTGCATACATATTTACAGTGACAACACCACCAGAACAAGAGTCGAAGATTGAACAGCTAGTCCATCGCCTGTCACCAAGTGCAAACAAGATCTACAATCTTTCTGGCACTCAAAAGTTTGAGCTGCCAAAGCAGGAGGTGAGAATAGCCGATGTCTTTCATGCAGTCGAGAGGGCGAAAAGCAGGCTCAGCATACATGCTTGGGGTCTCGTTGACACTACCTTGGAGGATGTCTTCATCAAGGTTGCCAAGGGAGCACCGGTGTTCAATGATGTTGCATAG
- the LOC123111774 gene encoding ABC transporter A family member 7 isoform X5: MLTYLVYEKQQKLKIMMKMQGLKDGPYWMISYGYFFVLSVVYMTFFVFFGSLIGLNFFRVNNYGIQIVFFFVYINLQIAFAFFVASFFSSVKIATVIGYIYVFGSGLLGAFLFRFFIEDINFSRGWILVMEIVPGFSLYRGLYELGQYAFSGNAMGATGMMWENLKDPINGMRDILIVMTVEWALMLVLAFYLDQVSSIGGSVGNPLLFFRCLQKKHAPPLQSSFAQQNHKVAVDMEKADVAQERQVVEQLLMDCNANQAIICDNLRKVYPGKDGNPDKLAVRGLSLALPKGQCFGMLGPNGAGKTSFISMMVGLTKPTSGTAYAHGMDIRMDMDGIYTNMGVCPQHDLLWETLTGKEHLFFYARLKNLQGAALVKAVNDSLKSVNLFHGGVGDKQVGTYSGGMKRRLSVAISLIGDPKVVYMDEPSTGLDPASRNNLWNIVKEAKRNRAIVLTTHSMEEAEVLCDRLGIFVDGEFQCLGNPKELKARYGGAYIFTVTTPPEQESKIEQLVHRLSPSANKIYNLSGTQKFELPKQEVRIADVFHAVERAKSRLSIHAWGLVDTTLEDVFIKVAKGAPVFNDVA, from the exons ATGTTGACGTATCTGGTGTATGAGAAGCAACAAAagttgaaaattatgatgaagatgCAAGGTCTGAAGGACGGACCTTACTGGATGATATCTTATGGTTATTTCTTCGTTCTATCGGTTGTGTATATGacattttttgtgttttttggatCCTTGATAG GTCTCAATTTCTTCAGGGTCAATAACTATGGCATACAGATTGTTTTTTTCTTTGTCTATATAAATTTACAGATTGCTTTTGCCTTTTTTGTGGCATCTTTCTTTTCATCTGTCAAGATAGCCACAG TGATTGGTTACATCTATGTATTTGGCTCTGGCTTACTAGGGGCCTTTCTTTTCCGCTTTTTTATTGAGGACATAAATTTTTCCC GTGGTTGGATATTAGTTATGGAGATTGTCCCAGGATTTTCGCTCTATCGAGGACTGTATGAGCTTGGTCAATATGCATTCTCTGGGAATGCTATGGGAGCCACTGGCATGATGTGGGAAAATTTGAAAGACCCAATCAATGGAATGCGTGATATCTTGATCGTAATGACTGTAGAATGGGCATTAATGCTTGTGTTAGCATTCTATTTGGATCAAGTCTCTTCAATAGGTGGCAGTGTCGGAAACCCCTTACTCTTCTTTAGATGTCTGCAGAAGAAACATGCACCACCATTACAAAGTAGCTTTGCGCAGCAGAATCATAAAGTAGCCGTTGATATGGAGAAAGCAGATGTTGCTCAAGAA CGACAAGTAGTTGAGCAATTATTGATGGATTGCAATGCAAACCAAGCTATCATCTGTGACAATCTGAGGAAGGTTTATCCTGGAAAGGACGGAAACCCAGACAAGCTGGCTGTTCGAGGATTATCTTTGGCCCTACCAAAAGGCCAATGCTTCGGAATGCTTGGCCCAAATGGAGCTGGGAAAACATCATTCATTAGTATG ATGGTTGGACTTACTAAACCTACATCTGGTACTGCTTATGCACATGGAATGGATATAAGGATGGATATGGATGGCATATATACAAATATGGGCGTGTGCCCACAGCATGA CTTACTTTGGGAAACATTGACGGGAAAAGAGCATCTATtcttctatgctaggttgaagaaTCTTCAAGGTGCTGCATTAGTGAAG GCTGTTAATGATTCTCTGAAAAGTGTAAATCTGTTTCATGGTGGTGTTGGTGATAAGCAAGTGGGAACGTACAGCGGAGGCATGAAAAGAAGGCTCAGTGTGGCAATATCATTAATCGGAGACCCCAAA GTTGTCTACATGGATGAGCCAAGTACAGGACTAGATCCGGCATCAAGAAATAACCTGTGGAACATTGTGAAGGAGGCTAAGAGAAACCGTGCAATTGTTCTTACTA CACACTCAATGGAGGAGGCAGAAGTACTTTGTGACCGACTTGGCATATTCGTCGATGGCGAGTTCCAATGCCTCGGAAACCCTAAAGAG CTGAAGGCAAGATACGGGGGTGCATACATATTTACAGTGACAACACCACCAGAACAAGAGTCGAAGATTGAACAGCTAGTCCATCGCCTGTCACCAAGTGCAAACAAGATCTACAATCTTTCTGGCACTCAAAAGTTTGAGCTGCCAAAGCAGGAGGTGAGAATAGCCGATGTCTTTCATGCAGTCGAGAGGGCGAAAAGCAGGCTCAGCATACATGCTTGGGGTCTCGTTGACACTACCTTGGAGGATGTCTTCATCAAGGTTGCCAAGGGAGCACCGGTGTTCAATGATGTTGCATAG